GTCCGTATTGAGCGATGTTGTTCGTACAAGACTGAATCAAATGTCGGCCGGTCAGTCATGACTGGTCCCTCTAGGCGAATTGTTATCATAGGCGGTGGGCTGAGTGGACTCAGCGCCGCCTTTTACATTCGTAAGTTTTACAAAAAAGCTGGCATGAAACCTGATATTGTACTGCTAGAGAAAGACAAGACTCTTGGCGGGAAGATCGAAACATTGCACCGGGATGGATTTGTGATTGAGAAGGGTCCGGATTCTTTTTTAGCTAGCAAAACAGAGATGATTGAATTGGCTAAGGAATTAGAGCTAGATCACGAGCTGGTGAACACAGATCCAAAGGCAGAGAAGACCTATATACTACAGCGTGACAAGCTTCATCCTATGCCTTCCGGTCTTGTGCTTGGAATTCCTACTGAACTAAAGCCATTTCTATCAAGTGCTCTGGTTTCATTCGGTGGCAAAATACGCGCGCTGATGGACTTGATCCTTCCTCCTAAGCGTAGTAATGACGATGAATCCCTCGGACAGCTGATTGAGCGACGTTTAGGTACTGAAGTGATGGAGAATTTGACCGAACCGCTATTAGCCGGTATGTATGCTGGGGATTTACGCAAAGTCAGCCTACAGGCTACCTTTCCGCAATTTGGAGAAGTAGAGCGGCAGTATGGTGGTCTTATTCGTGGAATCATTAAAGAACAGAATTCCTCCAAGACAAATACGAGCACAAAGAACAGCACTTTTCTGACATTTCGAAAAGGACTACAAAGTCTCGTGCATGGCTTGATTCATGAACTGCATGATGTAGAACAGCGAACTGAAGCTGCGGTGGTCTCTATACATGCTACAGGAACTAATGCTTCTCGTTATGAGCTAGAACTGGAAAGTGGCGAACGGCTACTTGCGGATGAAATATATATCACCACACCAAATTCTTTTGCTGCCGAACTTTTGCGTCCACATGTGGATGTTTCAGCACTCGATGCGGTAAATTATGTATCGGTTGCGAACTTAGTCATGGCCTTCGACAAGAAGGATATCGAAATTGATGATGCTGGAGCAGGTTTTCTTGTGCCACGTAAGGAAGGGCGCAATATTACTGCCTG
This genomic stretch from Paenibacillus sp. FSL H7-0737 harbors:
- the hemG gene encoding protoporphyrinogen oxidase, which produces MTGPSRRIVIIGGGLSGLSAAFYIRKFYKKAGMKPDIVLLEKDKTLGGKIETLHRDGFVIEKGPDSFLASKTEMIELAKELELDHELVNTDPKAEKTYILQRDKLHPMPSGLVLGIPTELKPFLSSALVSFGGKIRALMDLILPPKRSNDDESLGQLIERRLGTEVMENLTEPLLAGMYAGDLRKVSLQATFPQFGEVERQYGGLIRGIIKEQNSSKTNTSTKNSTFLTFRKGLQSLVHGLIHELHDVEQRTEAAVVSIHATGTNASRYELELESGERLLADEIYITTPNSFAAELLRPHVDVSALDAVNYVSVANLVMAFDKKDIEIDDAGAGFLVPRKEGRNITACTWTSTKWPHTSPDDKVLMRCHVGRSGDEQNVHLPDEALTELVSKDLREIMGITAKPIFTEITRSEHSMPQYPVGHLDNLSKFHRELETTLPGIYVFGAGYDGVAMPDCVKQAKLTAQSAAKRISN